A single region of the Chryseobacterium culicis genome encodes:
- a CDS encoding ABC transporter permease translates to MKEFFRLLKREFKLFIGNSTLRTVFFLAPVFYATLLGFVYKSGKVENTPVLVVDRDNTPLSNQLTEMLDDNKSIKIIRYLQEPLSIKDEVIRHEAAAVVIIPSRFEGDMLQKKYPELNVYINTGNVLTANFASKALQLTIGTFSAGASIKALQKAGMPAAKAATQYEPFKANYITLFNTTGNYLIFMWPAMLAVVLQQVILLAMAVSFAAEFERGSFVKEYLKMKKWAFPTMLIKVIPIWVFSILIVGIYYFMHMIFHVPMPEGIFNFILLTAVFVGSVSFLGVFISILIPDALKATQILMVIASPAFIISGFTWPLSAMPAFVQFIANIIPLTPFLQAFKILLIQKGSVELTFPYLKHLSVLLVVYAIIGWIALKIKLWFIFKKSASQEIALENTSQEDVE, encoded by the coding sequence ATGAAAGAATTTTTCCGTCTTTTAAAACGTGAGTTCAAACTTTTTATCGGCAATTCAACCTTAAGGACGGTGTTCTTTTTGGCACCAGTCTTCTATGCAACCTTGCTGGGGTTTGTTTACAAAAGCGGAAAAGTTGAAAATACTCCTGTTTTGGTTGTTGACAGGGATAATACCCCTTTGTCAAACCAACTGACGGAAATGCTGGATGATAATAAAAGCATCAAAATTATCAGATATCTCCAGGAACCTCTGAGTATTAAAGATGAGGTGATCAGACACGAAGCTGCGGCTGTGGTGATTATTCCATCAAGATTTGAAGGAGATATGCTTCAGAAAAAATACCCTGAACTGAATGTTTACATCAATACAGGAAATGTCTTAACGGCAAATTTTGCTTCCAAAGCTCTTCAGCTGACCATAGGAACATTTTCTGCAGGAGCTTCCATCAAAGCCCTTCAGAAAGCAGGAATGCCGGCTGCAAAGGCCGCTACTCAGTATGAACCTTTCAAAGCTAATTATATCACCCTTTTCAATACTACCGGAAACTACCTGATCTTTATGTGGCCTGCAATGCTGGCGGTGGTATTACAGCAGGTAATTCTGTTGGCGATGGCGGTAAGTTTTGCTGCCGAATTTGAAAGAGGTTCTTTCGTAAAAGAATACCTGAAAATGAAAAAATGGGCTTTCCCAACCATGCTTATTAAGGTGATCCCGATTTGGGTATTTTCTATTCTCATCGTAGGTATCTACTACTTTATGCATATGATTTTCCATGTTCCTATGCCCGAAGGAATATTTAATTTTATTCTTCTGACAGCGGTTTTTGTAGGATCAGTTTCATTTCTGGGAGTATTTATCAGTATTCTTATTCCGGATGCTTTGAAGGCTACGCAGATCCTTATGGTTATCGCTTCACCAGCTTTCATTATCAGTGGGTTTACATGGCCTTTAAGTGCAATGCCTGCTTTTGTACAGTTTATCGCGAATATTATTCCATTAACTCCCTTTTTACAGGCTTTCAAAATCTTATTGATTCAAAAAGGTTCGGTAGAACTTACTTTCCCATACCTCAAACATTTAAGTGTTCTTTTAGTTGTGTATGCCATCATCGGCTGGATTGCTTTAAAGATTAAGCTTTGGTTTATTTTCAAAAAGTCAGCTTCACAGGAAATTGCTTTGGAGAATACTTCTCAGGAGGATGTGGAGTAG
- a CDS encoding VOC family protein, producing the protein MKLGAFSISLSVKDLQKSKDFYEKLGFTTMAGTEKQNYLIMRNGSTLIGLFQAMFDGNMLTFNPGWDENAQNLESFDDVREIQKRLKESGIEIGKEADETTSGPEHIYLKDPDGNMILIDQHR; encoded by the coding sequence ATGAAATTAGGAGCTTTTTCAATTAGCTTAAGCGTAAAAGATCTTCAGAAATCCAAAGACTTTTATGAGAAACTTGGGTTTACCACCATGGCAGGAACGGAAAAACAAAACTATCTCATCATGAGAAACGGTTCTACCTTGATAGGCCTTTTTCAAGCGATGTTTGATGGAAATATGCTTACTTTCAATCCGGGATGGGATGAAAATGCACAAAATCTTGAATCTTTTGACGATGTACGTGAAATTCAGAAAAGATTAAAAGAAAGCGGAATAGAAATCGGAAAAGAAGCGGATGAAACCACTTCAGGCCCCGAACATATCTACCTGAAAGATCCCGATGGAAATATGATTCTTATAGACCAACACAGATAA
- a CDS encoding DUF1569 domain-containing protein: MENVFDAKDAQNYIDRINRLVEDTHGLWGKMTVDQMLAHCSITYEMIYEPEKHKKPGAIAKFILKTFVKPKVVGEKAYPRDSPTAPQFLITTRKNFHEEKTRLIGFIQKTQQLGADAFDGKESFSFGKLNSQEWNNMFAKHLNHHLAQFGV; this comes from the coding sequence ATGGAAAATGTATTTGATGCAAAAGATGCTCAAAACTATATTGATAGGATCAACAGACTGGTGGAAGATACTCATGGTTTGTGGGGGAAAATGACAGTGGACCAAATGCTGGCACACTGCAGTATTACCTATGAAATGATCTATGAACCGGAAAAACACAAAAAGCCGGGAGCTATTGCCAAATTTATACTAAAAACTTTCGTAAAACCTAAGGTAGTGGGAGAAAAAGCATATCCAAGAGATTCTCCTACCGCTCCACAGTTTTTGATTACTACCAGAAAGAACTTTCATGAAGAAAAAACAAGACTGATCGGTTTTATTCAGAAGACCCAACAGTTAGGTGCAGATGCGTTTGATGGTAAAGAATCTTTTTCTTTTGGAAAACTGAATTCTCAGGAATGGAATAATATGTTTGCCAAACATCTGAACCACCATCTTGCCCAATTTGGCGTTTAA
- the eco gene encoding serine protease inhibitor ecotin — translation MKFSKILITGFVLMAGVNAFAQKKAEKFEKLQIEMFPKAKEGYKQVYIQLPVAKNENDLKVELFVGTEKMLDCNHYSLMGEMKTQDLQGWGYNYYEVESKGETAGTLMGCPGQKQTKKFVTLKPEIVRYNSKLPLVFYVPKDIEVRYRILRPDAAMKKAVQK, via the coding sequence ATGAAATTTTCTAAAATTTTAATTACAGGATTTGTATTGATGGCCGGAGTAAATGCTTTCGCACAAAAGAAAGCGGAAAAGTTTGAAAAACTACAAATTGAAATGTTCCCAAAAGCTAAAGAAGGATATAAACAAGTATATATTCAGCTTCCCGTAGCAAAAAATGAAAACGATTTAAAAGTTGAACTTTTTGTCGGAACTGAAAAAATGTTAGACTGTAACCACTATTCCTTGATGGGAGAAATGAAAACTCAGGATCTTCAGGGATGGGGATACAACTACTACGAGGTAGAGTCTAAAGGAGAAACTGCCGGAACTCTTATGGGATGCCCTGGGCAGAAACAGACTAAAAAGTTTGTAACTTTAAAACCTGAAATCGTAAGATACAACAGTAAACTTCCATTGGTATTCTATGTACCGAAAGACATTGAAGTACGTTACAGAATCTTACGTCCTGATGCTGCCATGAAAAAAGCAGTTCAAAAGTAA
- a CDS encoding VOC family protein, with translation MATVNVYLTFNGNCREAFDFYKSVFGGEYPYIGTFGEMPPMEGKETPEEDKNKIMHVSLPISKETILMGSDTGGEWSSNFKTGNNFSISVNAESKEEADKLFGGLSAGGQITMPMADTFWGAYFGMFSDKFGINWMVNYDDPAKMQQHP, from the coding sequence ATGGCAACAGTAAATGTTTACTTGACATTCAATGGAAACTGCAGAGAAGCATTTGATTTTTATAAATCTGTTTTCGGAGGAGAATATCCTTACATCGGAACATTTGGAGAAATGCCTCCAATGGAAGGAAAAGAAACTCCTGAAGAAGACAAAAACAAAATTATGCACGTTTCACTTCCAATCTCTAAAGAAACAATATTGATGGGAAGCGATACAGGAGGAGAGTGGTCTTCCAATTTCAAAACAGGGAACAATTTCTCAATTTCTGTGAACGCAGAATCCAAAGAAGAAGCAGACAAATTATTCGGTGGTCTTTCTGCTGGAGGACAAATAACAATGCCAATGGCAGATACTTTCTGGGGAGCTTATTTCGGAATGTTTAGTGACAAATTCGGAATCAACTGGATGGTAAATTATGACGATCCTGCTAAAATGCAGCAACACCCATAA
- a CDS encoding TolC family protein, with protein MKNNLLIFTFSFFAFPAFGWAQSAPDFKELLDSAMVRDSNLKMQITQNKLTDLDEHKLKDIFLPTLELSGKAGYLNGTARLTSPEFNLAPFINIPEGAFNNNFNVSGFSGIAKADAKMLLYSGGKVKYMKKAVEEKKKSEDILLEKTKDEVVASISRAYDQLALIHQSKKVLDESKKRLDINRKTADKALGYGLITPYDHKKIELAQATLDAKMVEYEGKKELLLTQLYILTGINRERLRMIDPVLSPVELLAAEKGIEQRAEIRALEHGISAADYKIKAEKTWMIPKVQLMASAYYIGLYGNRIKSSENVIPAVPILGYEGKKLDWRPNNINVFPLITAGVGFKWEIFDGKEGKHAEETAKVGKEVLQNQKEDALKKLTLNLANNQTNYDIASAQITLKAKEKELAKNALVQAEKEFRYGMSKSSQLIDAENDLEASELEYQNAIFNQRRAGIELMRSTQELDITKFYLIP; from the coding sequence ATGAAAAACAATTTATTGATTTTTACGTTTAGTTTTTTTGCTTTCCCCGCTTTTGGCTGGGCACAGTCTGCGCCGGATTTTAAAGAACTTCTGGATAGTGCTATGGTTCGGGACTCGAACCTTAAAATGCAGATTACCCAAAACAAACTTACCGATCTTGATGAACACAAACTGAAAGATATCTTTCTTCCAACCCTGGAATTAAGTGGTAAAGCAGGTTATCTCAATGGAACAGCAAGACTGACGTCACCGGAATTTAATCTCGCTCCCTTTATCAATATTCCGGAAGGAGCTTTCAACAATAATTTCAATGTGTCCGGATTTTCAGGGATTGCCAAAGCTGATGCTAAAATGCTTTTGTATTCAGGCGGCAAGGTTAAATACATGAAAAAGGCTGTTGAAGAAAAGAAAAAATCTGAAGATATTCTTTTGGAGAAAACAAAAGATGAAGTGGTTGCCAGTATTTCCAGAGCATACGATCAGTTAGCGCTGATTCATCAGTCTAAAAAGGTGCTGGATGAAAGTAAAAAGAGACTGGATATCAACAGAAAAACTGCAGATAAAGCTCTTGGCTATGGTTTGATTACTCCTTATGATCATAAAAAAATTGAACTGGCTCAGGCGACTTTAGATGCTAAAATGGTAGAGTATGAAGGGAAAAAAGAACTTCTTCTTACCCAGCTTTATATTTTAACAGGAATCAACAGAGAAAGGCTGAGAATGATTGATCCGGTATTATCTCCGGTAGAATTGCTGGCCGCTGAAAAAGGAATAGAGCAGAGGGCTGAAATCAGAGCGCTGGAACATGGCATCAGTGCTGCAGACTATAAAATAAAGGCTGAAAAAACCTGGATGATCCCTAAAGTACAGCTGATGGCTTCAGCCTATTATATCGGATTGTACGGAAACAGAATTAAATCCTCAGAAAATGTCATCCCGGCAGTTCCAATACTTGGATATGAAGGAAAAAAACTGGACTGGAGACCCAACAACATTAACGTATTTCCATTGATTACAGCTGGAGTAGGATTTAAATGGGAAATTTTTGATGGTAAAGAAGGAAAACATGCAGAAGAAACAGCCAAAGTAGGAAAAGAAGTACTACAGAATCAGAAAGAAGATGCTCTGAAAAAACTGACCCTGAATCTGGCTAATAATCAAACCAATTACGATATCGCCTCCGCACAGATTACCTTGAAAGCCAAAGAAAAAGAGCTGGCAAAAAATGCATTGGTACAGGCCGAAAAAGAATTCAGATACGGAATGAGTAAATCTTCACAGCTTATTGATGCAGAAAATGACCTTGAAGCTTCCGAACTGGAATATCAGAATGCCATTTTCAACCAGAGAAGAGCGGGAATAGAACTGATGAGGTCTACCCAGGAACTGGATATCACCAAATTTTATTTAATCCCTTAA
- a CDS encoding SRPBCC family protein: protein MMRTFKRIILFLTTVLIILLVWAAFISGDCKYEKSISINAPVEKVWQNTNSLKAMDQWSPWNDLDPGMKKDWIGTTGQPGEKVCWDSKNKNAGKGCQELKKVDEAGKRIDTEIKFLTPYESEAKAYVIVVPEGNGSKATWGFTSQIPYPFTLMKLFMNMEDAIGKDYQKGLSGLKALSEKP, encoded by the coding sequence ATGATGAGAACATTTAAAAGAATTATTTTATTTTTAACCACAGTACTAATCATTTTATTAGTTTGGGCTGCTTTTATTTCAGGAGACTGTAAATATGAAAAGTCAATTTCTATCAATGCACCGGTAGAAAAAGTATGGCAAAATACCAATAGCCTCAAAGCAATGGATCAATGGAGTCCATGGAATGATCTTGATCCGGGGATGAAAAAAGACTGGATAGGAACAACAGGACAGCCGGGAGAAAAAGTTTGCTGGGACAGTAAAAATAAAAATGCAGGAAAAGGTTGTCAGGAATTGAAAAAAGTGGATGAAGCAGGTAAAAGAATAGATACGGAAATTAAATTCCTTACTCCCTATGAAAGTGAAGCAAAGGCTTATGTAATAGTAGTTCCGGAAGGAAACGGAAGTAAGGCAACATGGGGATTTACCTCACAGATTCCTTATCCTTTTACTTTGATGAAGCTGTTTATGAATATGGAAGACGCTATTGGAAAAGATTATCAGAAAGGGCTTTCAGGATTAAAAGCTTTATCTGAAAAACCTTAA
- a CDS encoding HlyD family secretion protein, producing MHKNISILFAALFLLGSCDKKNEKIKEPEGKTKKDVISFAPKVTGRILKIYVSEGQTVKKGDTLAQLDVPEVSAKIAQAQGAVNAATAQEQMAKNGATADQLRQLQAKYKGLKEQYEFAQKSYKRANNMFRDSLMSPQAHDEIYAKLQGAKAQYDAVVAELDDVTRGTRFEKVEMAAGQASQAKGALQEANVAYSERYIIATNDMEIETISLNTGELATAGFALFNGYIPESTYFRFTIPESAISKYKKGQEVTMQVVYNKETLTGNIVYIKQLTKYADITTAYPDYQLQDAIYEIKVKPKDMNKAKSILVNANIILK from the coding sequence ATGCATAAAAATATATCTATACTCTTCGCTGCTCTGTTTTTGCTGGGGAGCTGTGACAAAAAAAATGAAAAAATTAAAGAACCCGAAGGAAAAACAAAAAAGGATGTCATCTCTTTTGCTCCTAAAGTTACCGGAAGGATTCTGAAAATATATGTTTCCGAAGGACAAACCGTAAAAAAGGGAGATACGCTGGCTCAGCTTGATGTTCCTGAAGTTTCTGCAAAAATTGCGCAGGCTCAGGGTGCTGTAAATGCTGCTACGGCCCAGGAACAGATGGCGAAAAACGGAGCTACAGCTGATCAGTTGAGACAGCTTCAGGCTAAATATAAAGGACTCAAAGAGCAATATGAATTTGCCCAGAAATCTTACAAAAGAGCAAACAATATGTTCCGCGACAGTTTGATGTCTCCACAGGCTCATGACGAAATCTATGCAAAACTACAGGGAGCAAAAGCACAGTATGATGCGGTAGTGGCCGAACTGGATGATGTAACAAGAGGTACCCGTTTCGAAAAAGTAGAAATGGCTGCAGGGCAGGCTTCACAGGCTAAAGGAGCTTTGCAGGAAGCCAATGTAGCCTATTCCGAAAGATATATCATTGCTACCAACGATATGGAAATCGAAACCATCAGCTTGAATACGGGTGAGCTTGCTACAGCTGGTTTTGCTTTATTCAATGGATATATTCCGGAAAGCACTTATTTCAGATTTACAATCCCTGAAAGTGCCATTTCAAAATACAAAAAAGGACAGGAGGTGACCATGCAGGTCGTTTACAATAAAGAAACTCTGACAGGGAATATAGTGTATATCAAACAGCTGACAAAATATGCGGATATCACGACAGCTTACCCTGACTATCAGCTGCAGGATGCGATCTATGAGATCAAGGTAAAACCCAAAGACATGAATAAGGCTAAAAGTATTTTGGTCAATGCCAATATAATCCTGAAATAA